A region from the Streptomyces sp. 3214.6 genome encodes:
- the cobI gene encoding precorrin-2 C(20)-methyltransferase codes for MSSKLVGVGVGPGDPELVTVKGVNALRAADVVVVPVMDSGERGRAEATVLHYVPEDKVVRVVFALNERTDRARREAAWDAAGERVAALLREHGGVAFATIGDPNVYSTFTYLAQTVAELVPGTRVETVPGITAMQDLAARSGAVLTEGTEPLTLVPVTAGSAVLKDALAGPGTVVAYKFGRQAAEVAEALRETGRIGDAVWGSALGLAEESIRPAAELDGEPLPYLSTLIAPARRENGRGGKL; via the coding sequence ATGAGCAGCAAGCTGGTCGGAGTCGGGGTGGGGCCCGGGGATCCGGAGCTGGTGACCGTCAAGGGCGTCAACGCGCTCCGGGCCGCCGACGTCGTCGTCGTGCCCGTGATGGACAGCGGTGAGCGGGGGCGGGCCGAAGCCACCGTGCTGCACTACGTGCCCGAGGACAAGGTGGTACGGGTCGTGTTCGCGTTGAACGAGCGGACCGACCGGGCGCGGCGGGAGGCCGCCTGGGATGCCGCCGGGGAGCGGGTCGCCGCGCTGCTGCGGGAGCACGGCGGGGTCGCCTTCGCGACCATCGGCGATCCCAACGTGTACTCCACCTTCACCTACCTCGCGCAGACCGTCGCGGAGCTGGTGCCGGGGACCCGGGTCGAGACCGTGCCGGGCATCACCGCGATGCAGGATCTCGCCGCCCGGTCGGGGGCGGTGCTGACCGAGGGCACCGAACCCCTGACCCTGGTGCCGGTGACCGCCGGTTCCGCCGTGCTGAAGGACGCGCTCGCCGGGCCCGGGACGGTCGTCGCATACAAGTTCGGGCGGCAGGCCGCCGAGGTCGCCGAGGCGCTCAGGGAGACCGGGCGGATCGGGGACGCCGTGTGGGGGTCGGCGCTCGGGCTGGCGGAGGAGTCCATCCGGCCCGCCGCCGAGCTGGACGGCGAGCCGCTGCCCTACCTGTCGACGCTCATCGCTCCCGCGCGACGCGAGAACGGCCGGGGCGGCAAGCTGTGA
- a CDS encoding ZIP family metal transporter gives MAVFVALGAFLMTLAGGWTAQRVTDRRHLVLGLAGGLMLGVVGLDLLPEALQAAGTEVFGVPAALLLFVAGFLLAHLVERLLAVRQAAHGAEEHNGRAPEVGLTAAAAMVGHSAMDGVAIGAAFQVGGGMGVAVALAVIAHDFADGFNTYTITSLYGNARRRALFMLFADAAAPMAGAASTSFVTIPEQALGGYLGFFGGALLYLAAAEILPEAHHEHPARSTVLCTIAGAAFIWLVVGLAS, from the coding sequence ATGGCGGTCTTCGTCGCGCTCGGCGCGTTCCTCATGACGCTGGCCGGCGGCTGGACGGCGCAACGCGTGACCGACCGCCGTCACCTGGTGCTGGGCCTGGCCGGCGGCCTGATGCTGGGCGTGGTCGGTCTGGACCTGCTGCCGGAGGCCCTTCAGGCGGCCGGCACGGAGGTCTTCGGCGTCCCCGCCGCACTCCTGCTGTTCGTGGCGGGCTTCCTGCTGGCCCATCTGGTGGAACGCCTGCTCGCGGTGCGCCAGGCCGCGCACGGCGCCGAGGAACACAACGGCAGAGCCCCCGAGGTCGGTCTGACGGCGGCCGCGGCGATGGTCGGCCACAGCGCCATGGACGGCGTGGCGATCGGCGCGGCCTTCCAGGTCGGCGGCGGCATGGGCGTCGCCGTGGCGCTGGCGGTGATCGCCCACGACTTCGCGGACGGCTTCAACACGTACACGATCACCAGCCTGTACGGGAACGCCCGCCGCAGGGCCCTGTTCATGCTGTTCGCGGACGCGGCGGCACCGATGGCGGGCGCGGCCTCGACGTCCTTCGTCACCATCCCGGAGCAAGCGCTCGGCGGCTATCTCGGCTTCTTCGGCGGCGCGCTGCTCTACCTGGCGGCCGCCGAGATCCTGCCCGAGGCCCACCACGAACACCCCGCCCGCTCGACCGTGCTGTGCACGATCGCCGGCGCGGCCTTCATCTGGCTGGTCGTGGGCCTCGCGAGCTGA
- the cobM gene encoding precorrin-4 C(11)-methyltransferase — translation MADAPTGKVTFVGAGPGAADLLTFRAARAIAEADVVIWAASLVQAEVLEHAREGAEILDSATMSLEDVVAVYERARAEGLRVARIHSGDPALWGGTQEQLDRCDEIGIDTEIVPGVSSFSAVAALARRELTIPEVAQSVVLTRLGGGKTPMPPGEEVREFAKHGTTMAIFLSAARSGQLVRELLEGGYPTGTPVVIAHQATWPEELVVKCTIETLEETVKEHKLWKHTLFLVGPALDAHGTRSHLYHPGHFHGHRKADPEARRALRERGART, via the coding sequence ATGGCCGATGCCCCCACCGGCAAGGTGACCTTCGTCGGTGCCGGCCCCGGCGCCGCCGATCTGCTGACGTTCCGTGCCGCACGCGCCATCGCCGAGGCCGACGTCGTGATCTGGGCCGCGAGCCTGGTCCAGGCGGAGGTTCTCGAGCACGCGCGCGAGGGTGCGGAGATCCTCGACTCGGCGACGATGTCCCTGGAGGACGTGGTCGCCGTCTACGAGCGGGCCCGGGCCGAGGGTCTGCGCGTGGCCCGTATCCACTCCGGCGATCCCGCCCTGTGGGGCGGTACGCAGGAGCAGCTCGACCGGTGCGACGAGATCGGCATCGACACCGAGATCGTGCCCGGCGTCTCCTCCTTCTCCGCCGTCGCCGCGCTCGCCCGGCGTGAGCTGACGATCCCCGAGGTCGCGCAGTCCGTGGTGCTGACCCGGCTCGGCGGCGGCAAGACGCCGATGCCGCCCGGCGAGGAGGTGCGCGAGTTCGCCAAGCACGGCACCACGATGGCGATCTTCCTGTCGGCGGCCCGCAGCGGGCAGCTGGTGCGGGAGCTGCTGGAGGGCGGCTATCCGACGGGCACCCCGGTCGTCATCGCCCACCAGGCGACCTGGCCGGAGGAGCTCGTCGTGAAGTGCACGATCGAGACGCTGGAGGAGACGGTCAAGGAGCACAAGCTCTGGAAGCACACCCTGTTCCTGGTCGGCCCGGCCCTCGACGCGCACGGCACCCGCTCGCACCTGTACCACCCGGGTCACTTCCACGGTCACCGCAAGGCCGACCCGGAGGCCCGCCGGGCCCTGCGCGAGCGGGGTGCCCGTACATGA